Proteins encoded by one window of Pseudobdellovibrionaceae bacterium:
- a CDS encoding bifunctional cytidylyltransferase/SDR family oxidoreductase yields the protein MKNIVVILAAGSGVRSGFNTPKQLVKLAGRPVVSHAIKPFEVSSFIDEIAIVTSPDSYTEIEALVHKEGYKKVKKIILGGRERWESSWAAISAYRNESSNEELNLIFHDAVRPLVDEFIVERVVKALTENSCVDVVINTVDTIVEVDDSNNYIGRILDRSKLRNGQTPQGFRYNVIKKAYEKAIEDPNKVFTDDCGIVMKYLPEEKIYLVEGSSYNHKLTYNEDLAILDKLFQMKRNLVTTSNLDEGFSKCLEGLKDKVVVIFGGTSGIGEEIQNILQNAEVKSYPISRKTGCDIASIESVEAALKEINAKEGRIDFIINTAGILPKQSLALMDYKDIHNSIAINYLGAVNIAYAGFQYLSQSSGGLLLFTSSSYTYGRAFYSLYSSSKAAIVNLVQALAEEWGDFGVNVNCVSPERTLTPMRIAAFGKEDPMTLLSAVDVAKASIKILCMEETGLVIDVKRQP from the coding sequence TTGAAAAATATAGTTGTAATTTTAGCGGCAGGTTCTGGGGTCAGAAGTGGCTTTAATACCCCTAAGCAATTGGTAAAATTAGCAGGGCGTCCTGTTGTTTCACACGCTATAAAGCCTTTTGAGGTGAGTTCATTTATTGATGAAATTGCCATTGTAACTAGTCCAGATAGCTATACTGAAATTGAAGCTTTAGTTCATAAAGAGGGATACAAAAAAGTTAAAAAAATCATTCTAGGTGGTAGAGAGCGTTGGGAATCCTCTTGGGCTGCCATTAGTGCTTATCGAAATGAGTCAAGTAATGAGGAGCTAAATTTAATTTTTCATGATGCTGTTCGCCCTCTAGTCGATGAATTTATTGTTGAACGAGTCGTTAAAGCCCTGACGGAAAATTCTTGTGTGGATGTGGTTATCAACACTGTTGATACGATTGTTGAGGTTGATGATTCAAATAACTATATAGGTAGAATTTTAGATAGATCTAAGCTGCGTAATGGACAAACCCCACAAGGCTTTCGCTACAATGTTATTAAGAAAGCCTATGAAAAAGCTATTGAGGACCCTAATAAGGTTTTTACAGATGATTGTGGTATTGTTATGAAATATCTACCTGAAGAGAAAATATATTTAGTGGAAGGAAGCTCTTACAATCACAAATTAACCTATAACGAAGACCTCGCTATTTTAGATAAGCTTTTTCAAATGAAGAGGAACTTGGTGACAACCTCAAATTTGGATGAAGGATTTTCTAAATGTTTAGAAGGTTTAAAAGATAAAGTGGTTGTCATTTTTGGCGGAACAAGTGGAATTGGCGAAGAGATTCAAAATATTTTACAAAATGCAGAAGTTAAGTCTTATCCTATATCAAGGAAAACAGGTTGTGATATTGCGTCCATAGAGTCTGTAGAGGCTGCTTTAAAAGAAATCAATGCTAAAGAAGGAAGAATAGATTTTATTATAAATACTGCGGGTATTCTGCCGAAACAATCGTTGGCGTTAATGGATTACAAAGATATTCATAATTCAATTGCCATAAACTATTTAGGAGCAGTTAATATTGCTTACGCGGGATTTCAATACTTAAGTCAAAGTTCTGGTGGGCTTCTTTTGTTTACATCAAGCTCTTATACATACGGTCGAGCGTTTTATAGTCTGTACAGCTCCAGTAAAGCGGCGATAGTCAATCTTGTGCAAGCTTTGGCTGAAGAATGGGGTGATTTTGGTGTTAATGTAAATTGTGTTAGCCCAGAAAGAACGTTGACCCCGATGAGAATTGCGGCTTTTGGTAAAGAAGATCCTATGACTTTGCTAAGTGCGGTGGATGTTGCTAAAGCTTCTATCAAGATTTTATGTATGGAAGAAACAGGTCTTGTGATTGATGTTAAAAGACAGCCCTGA
- a CDS encoding CDP-glycerol glycerophosphotransferase family protein has product MKAVLFCQNPYAFGILNPIKEELLSQGDTYMWYVPSRLLAQFPYKEDVFTTSIKEVADFVPDAHFVPGNEIPYYLKGVKAQVFHGLASEKKGHLHIRHYFDLYLTPGPLYTRDYEFLKNRYRNFEVVETGWSKLDPYSYKYSELDEEKRRLLKETNTQKIILYAPTFSPSLTSAPYMVSEVEKLARYPEYLILIKFHDLMDKSWVQTYEELALKYENIKIEKNHSILKYLLMADLMVSDTSSVIYEFLLLDKPVITFKNISRNIKWDNQLEYKNLDTQVRINLQDDPYRENRKYIFDQFHPYRDGNSSRRMVMAVKDYIVKFGVPSARKISLLRKLKIIKMFGRI; this is encoded by the coding sequence ATGAAAGCTGTACTGTTCTGTCAAAATCCATATGCGTTTGGCATTCTTAACCCAATCAAAGAAGAACTTTTGTCACAAGGTGATACCTATATGTGGTATGTGCCATCAAGATTATTGGCACAGTTTCCTTACAAAGAAGATGTTTTTACTACATCTATAAAAGAGGTGGCTGATTTTGTTCCTGATGCGCATTTTGTGCCAGGGAATGAAATACCGTACTATTTGAAGGGTGTAAAAGCGCAGGTTTTTCATGGCCTAGCATCTGAAAAGAAAGGCCATCTCCATATACGTCACTATTTTGATTTATACTTAACACCAGGACCGCTTTATACGCGGGACTATGAATTTCTTAAAAACCGTTACCGTAATTTTGAAGTGGTAGAAACAGGATGGTCCAAGCTTGATCCTTATTCATATAAGTACAGCGAGTTAGATGAAGAAAAGAGGCGTTTGTTAAAAGAAACCAATACCCAAAAGATAATTTTGTATGCTCCCACTTTTTCGCCTTCTCTGACTTCTGCTCCTTATATGGTAAGCGAAGTGGAAAAGTTAGCTCGATATCCAGAGTATTTAATATTGATTAAGTTTCATGATTTGATGGATAAATCGTGGGTTCAAACTTATGAAGAATTGGCTTTAAAATATGAGAATATAAAAATCGAGAAGAACCACAGTATTTTAAAGTATCTTTTAATGGCAGATTTGATGGTGAGTGATACCTCATCGGTGATTTATGAATTTTTGCTTTTAGATAAGCCAGTAATCACGTTTAAGAATATTTCTCGTAATATTAAGTGGGATAATCAATTAGAGTACAAAAATTTGGATACACAAGTCCGCATCAACCTGCAGGATGATCCGTATCGTGAGAATCGTAAGTATATCTTTGATCAATTTCATCCCTATCGAGACGGAAACTCTTCTCGGCGCATGGTCATGGCTGTTAAAGACTATATTGTTAAATTTGGTGTTCCATCTGCAAGAAAGATATCTCTTCTAAGGAAGCTCAAAATCATTAAGATGTTTGGGCGAATTTAA
- a CDS encoding LicD family protein codes for MFKDLVTILDQNNVQYYAVGGTLLGAIRHKGFIPWDDDIDISIPRPEYDTFIANAHKMLPPHYVLETHHDNDTFPYHYAKLYDTRTTLVANFTQPFPRGIYIDIFPLDGITSNKKEQIKNVKKMRFYLKVYRRVFTLKARSPVLLHRMGHYILASIAKLFYSKKTILKKIDNLARLIPWEQAEYIVNYFGAWKTKEIHKKSWYDERIRLPFNDFEVWAPKEYEQFLSCLYGNYMELPPVETRKSHHKVKYLNLDLPYKDYIKNNPQ; via the coding sequence ATGTTTAAAGACTTAGTTACAATCTTAGACCAAAATAATGTCCAATATTATGCGGTTGGCGGAACCCTATTAGGTGCCATTCGTCACAAGGGCTTTATTCCTTGGGATGACGACATCGACATCTCGATCCCCAGACCCGAATACGACACCTTCATTGCTAATGCCCACAAAATGCTACCGCCTCATTATGTTCTTGAAACTCATCATGACAACGATACTTTTCCATATCACTATGCCAAACTCTACGACACAAGAACGACTTTAGTAGCAAATTTCACACAGCCTTTCCCGAGAGGTATCTATATAGATATTTTTCCATTAGACGGCATCACTTCTAATAAGAAGGAACAAATTAAAAATGTCAAAAAAATGCGCTTCTATTTAAAAGTGTATCGCAGAGTATTCACACTTAAAGCTCGCTCCCCTGTTCTATTACACAGAATGGGACATTACATTCTTGCTTCGATAGCAAAGTTATTTTATTCCAAAAAGACCATTTTAAAAAAAATTGATAACTTAGCCAGACTTATACCCTGGGAACAAGCCGAGTACATTGTAAATTATTTTGGAGCCTGGAAGACAAAAGAGATACATAAAAAATCATGGTATGACGAACGCATACGACTCCCTTTCAATGATTTTGAAGTGTGGGCACCGAAAGAGTACGAACAATTTTTAAGCTGTTTATACGGCAACTACATGGAATTACCTCCAGTAGAAACACGAAAATCACATCATAAAGTAAAATACTTAAATTTGGATCTACCTTACAAAGATTATATTAAGAATAATCCACAATAA
- a CDS encoding BrnA antitoxin family protein, whose protein sequence is MKKKYNFSGATKRTSRVKRQISEDTVKVPTSIRLDGSLLAWYKTEAERLGIPYQTLIGSILHRYAQSELIDREEVYRIKNSG, encoded by the coding sequence ATGAAAAAAAAATATAATTTTTCTGGAGCTACAAAACGTACTTCGCGTGTAAAGCGTCAAATTTCCGAAGACACTGTGAAGGTTCCGACTAGTATTCGTTTGGATGGCTCCTTGCTTGCTTGGTATAAAACTGAAGCTGAGAGGTTGGGGATTCCTTACCAAACATTGATAGGAAGCATTTTACATAGATATGCACAATCTGAGCTCATAGATCGTGAAGAGGTTTATAGAATTAAAAACTCTGGATGA
- a CDS encoding ATP-binding protein → MKTKRYLSPHIQSALNKKMVFIGGPRQVGKTTLSLAFVSPSTVKNKSYLNWDDTLDKSLILKNQLPLQEKILIFDEIHKYRKWRNLLKGLYDKHKEDHRFIVTGSAKLDYFRKGGDSLLGRYRYFRLHPFSALEYKKNPSPKDLENLLQFGGFPEPLFAKNENEHRIWQKDRMQKVVYEDLNDLENVKDTSLLLLLAELLPSRVGSPLSLKSLEEDLQVSQPTIKRWLEILSHLYYCFSIAPYGAKKIRAVKKLQKYYLWDWSQVDERGFRFENLVASQLLKFCHYIEDTEGYNMELRYLRDTDGREIDFVVLKNKKPIFAVECKTGEKKLSTHIQYFKERTDIPAFYQVHLGTQDYGSAPNGRVLPFIQFCKELKMP, encoded by the coding sequence ATGAAAACAAAAAGATACCTCAGCCCCCATATTCAATCCGCATTAAACAAAAAAATGGTTTTTATTGGAGGTCCTCGCCAAGTGGGTAAAACCACTTTAAGCTTAGCTTTTGTTTCGCCTTCAACCGTTAAAAACAAATCCTACTTAAATTGGGATGACACCTTAGATAAGTCTCTTATTTTGAAAAATCAGCTTCCTTTACAAGAAAAAATTCTCATTTTTGATGAAATTCATAAGTATCGAAAATGGAGAAACTTATTAAAAGGTTTATATGACAAACACAAAGAAGATCATCGGTTTATTGTAACTGGGTCAGCAAAATTAGATTATTTCAGAAAGGGAGGAGATTCCTTACTTGGCAGGTATAGATATTTTCGCCTTCATCCATTTTCTGCTTTAGAATACAAAAAAAACCCTTCCCCTAAAGACTTAGAAAATTTACTTCAATTTGGAGGATTTCCAGAACCCTTATTTGCAAAAAATGAGAACGAACACCGAATTTGGCAAAAAGACCGAATGCAAAAAGTTGTTTACGAAGATCTTAATGATTTAGAAAATGTTAAAGACACATCTCTTTTACTTTTACTCGCAGAGCTTCTCCCGTCTAGAGTCGGGTCCCCACTTTCTTTAAAAAGTCTCGAAGAGGACTTACAAGTCTCTCAACCCACTATTAAACGTTGGTTAGAAATCTTGTCTCACCTTTACTATTGCTTTTCGATAGCTCCTTATGGCGCAAAAAAAATCAGAGCCGTTAAAAAACTTCAAAAATATTACTTATGGGATTGGTCCCAAGTCGATGAAAGAGGATTTCGATTCGAAAATTTAGTGGCCAGCCAGCTTTTAAAATTCTGTCATTATATTGAAGACACCGAAGGTTATAATATGGAGCTTCGATATTTAAGAGACACAGATGGACGAGAAATAGATTTTGTAGTTTTAAAAAACAAAAAACCCATTTTTGCCGTAGAATGTAAAACTGGAGAAAAAAAGCTCTCGACACATATCCAATATTTTAAGGAGCGCACCGACATCCCCGCCTTCTATCAAGTTCACCTGGGAACACAAGACTACGGAAGTGCTCCTAACGGCAGGGTTTTGCCTTTTATCCAATTTTGTAAAGAATTAAAAATGCCTTAG
- a CDS encoding helix-turn-helix transcriptional regulator: MKRMKDVLLNVDDSEYTIGQMVRAFRKGKNLTLEQVQELTGISITNLSAIENDKVDLGVKRASMLAVAFGVHPRDILFPNDKWEKSKEIQKIEARARKMTAV, from the coding sequence ATGAAAAGAATGAAAGATGTATTATTAAATGTAGATGATTCAGAGTACACAATTGGTCAAATGGTGAGAGCTTTTAGAAAAGGGAAAAACTTAACCTTAGAACAAGTGCAAGAGCTAACGGGCATTTCCATCACCAACCTTTCGGCTATTGAAAACGATAAAGTTGATCTTGGTGTAAAAAGAGCCAGTATGTTAGCCGTAGCATTTGGTGTTCATCCTAGAGATATCTTATTCCCGAATGACAAATGGGAAAAATCTAAAGAAATTCAGAAGATTGAAGCTAGAGCAAGAAAAATGACAGCGGTTTAA
- a CDS encoding nucleotidyl transferase AbiEii/AbiGii toxin family protein gives MFKRDHHLRIATVLQALDAEALRAHGCLFGGGTAIVLTHGEYRESVDIDFLISDLEGYRKLRQLIKIKNDLSPLIRQGLQINVSRDVRTDQYGIRTMIKQGNVEIKFEIIFEGRVSLDSPNTKDIVCGVPTLTPLDMATSKLLANSDRWSDDSVFSRDLIDLAMLTIPSSQLHQAIRKAQQAYGESIKSDLTKAIESLKERRGRLNECMSALKMDIPEALLWDRIRKLNL, from the coding sequence TTGTTTAAAAGAGATCATCATTTACGAATTGCCACCGTCCTCCAAGCTTTAGATGCTGAAGCACTCAGAGCACATGGGTGTCTTTTTGGTGGCGGAACTGCGATTGTCTTAACTCATGGTGAATATCGCGAATCTGTGGATATTGATTTTTTAATATCGGATTTAGAGGGTTATCGTAAATTAAGACAGCTAATTAAAATAAAAAACGACCTCTCACCCCTTATTCGCCAAGGTTTACAGATAAATGTATCTCGTGACGTCCGCACAGATCAATATGGGATTCGAACCATGATTAAGCAGGGTAATGTTGAAATTAAGTTTGAAATTATTTTTGAAGGAAGAGTCTCTTTAGACTCCCCTAACACTAAGGACATTGTATGTGGTGTACCCACTTTGACTCCGCTTGATATGGCAACAAGCAAGCTACTAGCTAACTCTGATCGTTGGTCAGACGATAGTGTTTTTAGCAGAGACCTTATTGATCTGGCCATGCTTACAATACCTTCGTCTCAGCTTCATCAAGCCATTAGAAAAGCACAACAAGCTTACGGGGAAAGCATTAAAAGCGATCTCACCAAAGCCATAGAAAGTTTAAAAGAACGCCGAGGCCGCCTTAACGAATGCATGTCAGCACTTAAGATGGATATCCCCGAAGCTCTTTTATGGGACAGGATAAGAAAGCTAAATCTCTGA
- a CDS encoding helix-turn-helix domain-containing protein, with product MPAKAPPSGPKLKKTLLHLGQQIRARRKGLKISAVATAEAAGISRVTLDRIERGETSVTIGAYMNVISVLGLELQLFDPKLKTQSTSKLNLTQKSKISLSKYPQLKKLAWQIKQTQTLSPEEALNLYERNWRHIDLNAMESKELKLIQELMALFGTEKLLV from the coding sequence ATGCCAGCAAAAGCACCGCCAAGTGGCCCTAAATTAAAAAAAACACTGCTCCATTTGGGGCAGCAGATACGTGCGCGGCGTAAAGGTTTAAAAATATCTGCTGTAGCCACTGCAGAGGCCGCAGGAATTTCTCGTGTGACTTTAGATCGGATTGAGCGAGGCGAAACCTCGGTCACAATAGGCGCGTACATGAATGTGATTTCAGTACTAGGACTCGAGCTTCAACTTTTTGATCCTAAGTTAAAAACACAGTCTACCTCCAAGCTTAATTTAACTCAAAAAAGTAAAATATCTTTGTCCAAATATCCCCAGTTAAAAAAGCTGGCATGGCAAATTAAACAAACTCAAACACTTAGTCCTGAAGAGGCATTGAATCTGTACGAACGCAATTGGCGTCATATAGACTTAAATGCAATGGAATCCAAAGAACTTAAACTGATTCAAGAACTTATGGCTTTATTTGGTACGGAGAAACTGCTTGTTTAA
- a CDS encoding MBL fold metallo-hydrolase, translating into MTTPEAQPISLQIGPYKAYSVPTGLFRLDGGAMFGTVPKVLWSKTNPTDEQNRILMECRTLLLISDDRKILIDTGNGSDFIAKYGEAAGSKFEQMYGVDQSGTSLLNSLKKHNVTPDQITDVILTHLHFDHAGGATCADPQGRIVPTFPNATYYIQQANVDTARKPNRRERASYLAPNFEPLFASDAVKVLDGPTEIAPHISVSLSNGHTLGQQNVLISDGKTSIFYCADLVPTSTHVKLAWVMGYDIQPILILEEKENILKQASKDNWYLFFEHDPYVEAAQISFNGKDFEIKERFKLK; encoded by the coding sequence ATGACCACACCAGAAGCCCAGCCCATCTCCTTACAGATTGGTCCTTACAAAGCCTATAGTGTACCTACGGGGCTTTTTCGCCTTGATGGTGGGGCTATGTTTGGCACAGTTCCCAAGGTCCTTTGGTCTAAAACTAATCCCACAGATGAACAAAATCGAATTTTAATGGAATGTCGTACACTGCTGCTTATTTCTGATGATCGAAAAATTTTAATCGACACGGGAAATGGTTCTGATTTTATTGCCAAGTACGGAGAAGCTGCTGGAAGTAAGTTTGAACAGATGTACGGGGTCGACCAATCTGGGACTTCACTTTTAAATTCACTTAAAAAACATAACGTCACCCCAGATCAAATCACTGATGTCATCTTAACTCATTTACATTTTGATCATGCAGGTGGAGCAACGTGCGCTGACCCTCAAGGCCGTATCGTCCCTACCTTTCCTAACGCCACCTACTACATTCAACAGGCCAATGTTGATACGGCTCGTAAACCCAACCGCAGAGAGCGTGCCAGTTACCTCGCACCTAACTTTGAACCTCTGTTTGCTAGTGATGCCGTGAAAGTCTTAGATGGCCCTACAGAGATCGCCCCACATATTAGCGTCAGCCTTTCCAATGGACACACTCTGGGGCAACAGAATGTTTTAATCTCTGATGGCAAAACCAGTATTTTTTACTGCGCCGACCTTGTCCCCACCTCCACCCACGTTAAATTAGCCTGGGTGATGGGATATGACATTCAACCTATTCTTATTTTAGAAGAAAAAGAAAATATCCTAAAACAGGCCTCTAAAGACAACTGGTATCTGTTCTTTGAACATGACCCCTATGTGGAGGCGGCACAGATTTCCTTTAATGGGAAAGATTTTGAGATTAAGGAACGGTTTAAACTCAAGTAA
- a CDS encoding CPBP family intramembrane metalloprotease, translating to MTSQSAFRFMPWTFAFLSVFLSLSSQARSFEDFKPRLYTSSLTLASNTNSMPSSEEDLRSITSTPAEDTSTPLLLSESSTFFSFKSVRTRKYILFPALGSFVLPGLDQWLTGQTSAGMFYSGYALAGYGATVWAAQKINNEDLINTETDSEGGMPTEPTHQLLSVAAQATMAAGFLSAYHSFRTYAESSGDTRYAYIKNNGDTMEGVMLAPFKFKFLARPTTIVPLLLAGALLASNVKDDNARKVAASDTGFLAATSYQAGVGEEAFFRGFLYPYMTTTTDSEIWGSIISSVIFGAAHISSDNPVPVVQTLFGFYDAYVTHRNNWSIQESTFIHFWWDVIVLAAAYSAAPESRLHYNKNIINFAF from the coding sequence ATGACAAGTCAGTCTGCTTTTCGTTTTATGCCGTGGACATTTGCATTCTTAAGTGTCTTTTTATCTTTATCCTCTCAAGCCCGTTCCTTTGAAGACTTTAAACCTCGTTTATATACATCATCATTGACTCTGGCATCCAATACGAACTCTATGCCCTCTTCAGAAGAAGACTTACGATCCATCACTTCAACGCCTGCGGAAGACACTTCTACACCTTTGCTTCTTTCTGAATCTTCTACTTTTTTTAGTTTTAAAAGTGTACGCACAAGAAAATACATTTTATTCCCTGCTTTAGGAAGTTTTGTTTTACCTGGACTGGATCAGTGGCTGACAGGACAAACTTCTGCTGGGATGTTTTATTCGGGCTACGCACTTGCAGGGTATGGGGCTACAGTTTGGGCCGCACAAAAGATCAACAACGAAGATCTCATAAATACAGAAACAGATTCAGAAGGGGGAATGCCCACCGAACCCACACACCAGTTACTTTCAGTAGCCGCCCAAGCCACAATGGCTGCGGGGTTCTTAAGTGCATATCACTCTTTTAGAACTTACGCCGAATCCTCAGGCGATACACGATATGCTTACATTAAAAATAACGGTGACACGATGGAAGGGGTGATGCTCGCACCGTTTAAGTTTAAGTTTTTAGCTCGACCGACTACGATTGTACCTTTGCTTTTAGCTGGTGCGCTTTTAGCTTCGAACGTAAAAGATGACAATGCCAGAAAAGTGGCCGCATCAGATACAGGTTTTTTGGCTGCAACGTCTTATCAAGCAGGTGTGGGTGAAGAGGCCTTCTTTAGAGGATTTTTATATCCCTATATGACCACCACCACTGATTCCGAGATCTGGGGTAGCATTATCAGTTCTGTCATTTTTGGTGCTGCACACATCAGCAGTGACAATCCTGTTCCAGTTGTGCAAACTCTTTTTGGGTTTTACGACGCCTACGTGACCCACAGAAACAACTGGTCCATTCAAGAAAGCACTTTCATCCATTTCTGGTGGGACGTTATCGTCCTTGCCGCCGCCTACTCGGCCGCCCCAGAAAGCCGTCTCCACTACAACAAAAACATAATCAATTTCGCGTTTTAA
- a CDS encoding thiamine pyrophosphate-dependent enzyme has product MSEDNKSTPPKLRPPQASPSTKPASINSSGVSKPPASVSGTEGSKPPTNASGAVTPKPAAAINSLGYTRADYKGLPSTLCTGCGHDSITNQIIGALYQSDISPYDIVKLSGIGCSSKTPAYFLNQAHGFNSIHGRMAPVSLGVHLAKSQLKLIGVSGDGDTASIGLGGFVHMIRRNIPIVYIIANNGVYGLTKGQFSATADLNHKTKTGEANAFSSIDTCRMALDLGCGFVARGFSGDMKQMVALLSAALRYNGTAVIDVISPCVTFANHDGSTKSYDYAKEHLSAYQEVEFLPHSEIQKVDYPEGEIKEIMWPDGSQLLLKKATSDLSQFNDPDASIKALREAENAGQILTGLFMCKQNLEPLQKRKNYVDDLSLLSDEDVRIPKDRFKSFISQFS; this is encoded by the coding sequence ATGAGTGAAGACAACAAAAGCACACCTCCTAAATTAAGACCGCCTCAAGCTTCACCAAGCACCAAACCCGCAAGCATCAATAGTTCTGGAGTTTCCAAACCACCTGCAAGTGTCAGTGGCACTGAAGGCTCCAAGCCGCCTACAAATGCCAGTGGCGCTGTGACCCCCAAGCCTGCTGCCGCCATCAATAGTTTGGGATACACGCGTGCTGATTATAAGGGCCTCCCCTCTACTCTATGCACAGGTTGCGGACATGACAGCATTACTAATCAAATCATTGGAGCCCTCTATCAATCTGACATTTCTCCTTATGACATTGTGAAACTCTCAGGTATTGGATGTTCCTCTAAAACTCCAGCTTACTTTTTAAATCAGGCCCATGGCTTTAACTCTATTCATGGTCGGATGGCTCCTGTGTCTTTAGGGGTTCACCTCGCAAAATCTCAACTCAAGCTCATCGGCGTATCTGGCGATGGCGACACCGCAAGTATTGGTCTTGGGGGTTTTGTTCACATGATCAGAAGAAACATTCCCATTGTGTATATCATTGCTAACAATGGAGTTTATGGACTGACTAAAGGGCAATTTTCAGCCACTGCCGACTTAAATCATAAAACCAAAACTGGCGAGGCAAATGCTTTTAGCTCTATCGACACCTGTCGTATGGCTTTGGATTTAGGTTGTGGCTTTGTCGCCAGAGGATTTTCTGGGGATATGAAACAGATGGTGGCTCTTCTATCAGCGGCCTTAAGATATAATGGAACAGCGGTGATTGATGTGATTTCGCCTTGTGTGACTTTTGCCAATCATGATGGGTCCACCAAAAGTTATGACTACGCTAAAGAGCATTTAAGTGCTTACCAAGAAGTGGAATTTTTACCCCACAGTGAAATTCAAAAAGTGGATTACCCCGAAGGAGAGATCAAGGAAATCATGTGGCCTGACGGATCACAGCTGCTACTTAAAAAAGCCACCTCTGATCTATCCCAATTTAATGACCCTGACGCCAGTATTAAAGCCTTACGTGAGGCCGAAAATGCAGGACAGATTTTGACAGGTCTTTTTATGTGTAAACAGAATTTAGAACCTTTACAAAAACGTAAAAACTATGTAGACGACTTAAGTCTTCTATCGGACGAAGACGTGAGAATTCCCAAGGATAGGTTTAAGAGTTTTATCTCACAGTTTTCTTAG